The window AGTCCTTTTCTTGCCTTTGTTACCTTCAAACTTCGTGTAGTCATAGGTCCCGTTATGATAGAACTCAGATGATGCGCAGTCCAAGCCGATTGTAATATCTTTGCCTGGAGTGTAACCGGCTGCTTTGATAGCAGCAATTATTGAATTAAGTGCATCTTCAGTACCTTCCAGAGTTGGAGCAAATCCACCTTCGTCCCCTACGGCAGTACTTAGCCCGCGGTCTTTAAGAACTTTCTTCAATGCATGGAAAACTTCGGCTCCCATTCGTAGCCCTTCTTTGAAAGACGGTGCGCCTATCGGACGAATCATGAATTCCTGAAAAGCGATAGGTGCATCAGAGTGAGATCCGCCGTTTATGATATTCATCATTGGAATAGGTAATACATAAGTATTAACTCCGCCAATATATTGGTATAGAGGTAAGTCCAGATAAGCTGCTCCGGCTTTTGCTACAGCTAGTGATACACCTAAAATAGCATTCGCACCAAGTTTTGATTTTGTTTTTGTTCCATCTAACTCCAGCATGGTTTTGTCAATCCCTCTTTGGTCGAGTGTTGATCTTCCAATAAGCTTTGGAGCAATTATTTTATTAATATTGTCAACGGCTTTTTGTACACCTTTACCTCCATAACGCGTTTTTACACCATCACGTAATTCTATTGCTTCATTCTCACCTGTAGATGCTCCAGAGGGAACAGAAGCTCTGCCTACAATACCTGATTCCAATAATACGTCTACTTCTACAGTAGGGTTACCTCTTGAATCGAGAATCTCTCTTCCTACAATCTTTTCTATTTTCATTTTATCAAAAATTTAAGTTGTTACTGCAAAGATAAAAGATTATATTACATTTTATCCTTTTAAAGAAAAAACATTGCTATTAAAATAAAGTTTTTATAAAAGAGGTCCTTTCTTGTACAGATTAAGCATATTTAGTAATACAGCATGAAACTGTAATGCTTTGTTTATCAATATTTATATTTGTTATTTTGATTTGTAACAAGTTGCTATTCTTGTATTTAACAATAACTATTCTGCTGGTTTATCTATTATCAGAACTTATTTACCAATAATTTGACCTCATTAAATTCTATTCTACATATCTTTGCGTAATCATTAAATCTATTTATGCAGAATATCAACTATCCAATATTACAGAAAGTATCTTTATTTTTACTTTTATTGCTTTATCCATTTTTAGCAAATTCTCAAAATGAAATTATTCAGCATTTAAAGTTTAAACAACTTTCTACGCTCAATGGCTTACCTACTGATGAGGTTCAGAAGGTTTTCCAGGATAAAGACGGTTATATATGGATTGCAACCAGAAGTGGATTGTGCCTTTATGACGGCTATCAGGTGAAAATTTATAAGGCCAATCTATACACTCCGGAATTGTTCACAAGTAATAATATCCTTTGTCTGGCTGACGATAATAACCATAATTTATGGATCGGAACGCTCGATGGATTAAATATATTGAATAAGAAGACTGGTGTAATACGTAAAGTCGTTATTCCCAGAATTGCAAATAATGCAATTTCCTGTATTTTAATTAATAAAGATAATACAGTCTGGGTAGGTACGGACTCTGGTTTATGCAGATATATACCTCAGAATGATTCTTTCG of the uncultured Bacteroides sp. genome contains:
- the eno gene encoding phosphopyruvate hydratase, producing the protein MKIEKIVGREILDSRGNPTVEVDVLLESGIVGRASVPSGASTGENEAIELRDGVKTRYGGKGVQKAVDNINKIIAPKLIGRSTLDQRGIDKTMLELDGTKTKSKLGANAILGVSLAVAKAGAAYLDLPLYQYIGGVNTYVLPIPMMNIINGGSHSDAPIAFQEFMIRPIGAPSFKEGLRMGAEVFHALKKVLKDRGLSTAVGDEGGFAPTLEGTEDALNSIIAAIKAAGYTPGKDITIGLDCASSEFYHNGTYDYTKFEGNKGKKRTSEEQAIYLEELIKGYPIDSIEDGMSENDWDGWKLLTDKIGNKCQLVGDDLFVTNVEFLAKGIEKGCANSILIKVNQIGTLTETLNAIEMAHRHGYTTVTSHRSGETEDATIADIAVATNSGQIKTGSLSRSDRMAKYNQLLRIEEELGDLAVYGYKRVK